The uncultured Cohaesibacter sp. genome window below encodes:
- a CDS encoding TRAP transporter large permease subunit yields MGKLTLSLIGLLALILGAGVWVGLGLVGTGIVTMSIFKSSFPITKLLAQQIWNSAVSMEMLALPLFILMAEILFRTRLSEALFSGLAPWTRRLPGRMSHITVLACTLFAAVSGSSAATTATVGRITATELLSRGYDRKMVIGSLAGAGTLGFLIPPSVIMIIYGVLAEESILKLFMAGIVPGISLAATYMAYLAIRSTINPAMVGEATPSTSWSEKFEALMGLGPVLLLILSVIGSMYGGIASPTEAAGVGVAGSIVIGLLQRSINLKNLAEAVFHAAQTVSMIGLIIVGAMFLSVSLGYLGLPAYIAGFIQSLQLSPLVLIFVLLVFYAILGCIMEGMSAIVMTLPITLPLVLAAGYDKVWYGVFLVLVVEMAQITPPVGFNLIVIQRLTGDKIGTIARAAMPFFLIMAAFVLMIAVFPGIVTWLPDSLAARN; encoded by the coding sequence ATGGGTAAACTAACTCTCTCTCTTATCGGTCTTCTGGCCCTGATTCTCGGGGCTGGCGTCTGGGTCGGACTGGGTCTCGTCGGTACGGGCATCGTAACGATGTCGATTTTCAAATCGAGCTTCCCGATCACGAAACTGCTGGCCCAGCAGATCTGGAACTCCGCTGTGAGCATGGAAATGCTGGCGCTGCCGCTCTTCATCCTGATGGCTGAAATCCTGTTCCGCACCCGTCTGTCCGAGGCCCTGTTCAGTGGACTTGCTCCATGGACCCGCCGTCTGCCTGGCCGAATGAGCCATATCACCGTTCTTGCCTGTACCCTTTTTGCCGCTGTTTCCGGTTCCTCCGCCGCAACGACAGCGACAGTCGGACGCATTACGGCTACAGAGCTTCTCAGTCGGGGGTATGATCGCAAGATGGTGATCGGCAGCCTAGCCGGTGCCGGTACGTTGGGCTTCCTCATTCCGCCGTCCGTTATCATGATCATCTATGGCGTTCTGGCCGAAGAATCGATCCTGAAGCTGTTCATGGCGGGCATCGTCCCGGGTATCAGCCTTGCGGCGACCTACATGGCCTATCTGGCCATTCGCTCCACGATCAATCCCGCCATGGTTGGTGAAGCGACCCCGTCGACAAGCTGGAGCGAAAAGTTCGAAGCACTAATGGGCCTGGGTCCGGTTCTGCTCCTCATCCTCTCGGTGATCGGTTCGATGTATGGCGGTATCGCCTCCCCGACCGAAGCGGCAGGCGTCGGAGTTGCCGGGTCCATCGTCATTGGCCTTCTGCAGCGGTCCATCAACTTGAAGAACCTTGCTGAAGCTGTTTTCCACGCAGCTCAGACTGTTTCGATGATCGGCCTGATCATTGTCGGCGCCATGTTCCTCTCGGTCTCCTTGGGCTATCTGGGTCTGCCTGCCTATATCGCAGGGTTCATCCAGTCACTCCAGCTTTCTCCGTTGGTACTGATCTTTGTTCTGCTGGTGTTCTATGCGATCCTTGGTTGCATCATGGAAGGGATGTCTGCTATCGTGATGACGCTTCCCATCACCTTGCCTCTGGTGCTCGCAGCCGGATATGACAAGGTCTGGTATGGTGTTTTCCTGGTTCTGGTAGTCGAGATGGCTCAGATCACGCCACCGGTTGGTTTCAATCTTATTGTCATTCAGCGTTTGACTGGCGACAAGATCGGAACGATCGCGCGTGCCGCAATGCCATTCTTCCTGATCATGGCGGCCTTTGTGCTCATGATTGCAGTCTTCCCGGGCATTGTGACCTGGTTGCCTGACAGTCTTGCTGCACGCAACTGA
- a CDS encoding TRAP transporter small permease, with the protein MPESEVRKFSAITDPIDQISRIACIVGGVCLVAIFVLIASEIIARNLLGTSLPFSWDFAAYMMGGCVFLSAGATLKAGGHVRVTAIHDYLPQKGKQLLDAVACLVGLAICLAILFAVSDMALLSFHRGSTSSSVVRTPLWIPQAVMVIGAIVLSLQMFAQLVRTMSGETLHNDADIEDQL; encoded by the coding sequence ATGCCAGAGTCCGAAGTTCGGAAATTTTCGGCAATCACCGACCCGATCGATCAAATCAGCAGGATTGCCTGCATTGTCGGTGGAGTTTGCCTGGTTGCCATTTTTGTACTCATCGCCTCAGAAATCATAGCGCGTAACCTTCTGGGTACCAGCCTTCCCTTCAGTTGGGATTTTGCGGCTTACATGATGGGGGGCTGCGTCTTTCTTTCCGCTGGCGCGACCCTGAAGGCCGGTGGCCATGTGCGCGTCACCGCAATTCACGATTATCTGCCACAAAAAGGAAAGCAGCTTCTCGATGCCGTGGCCTGTCTGGTTGGTCTGGCCATTTGCCTGGCTATCCTGTTTGCTGTCAGCGACATGGCATTGCTGTCTTTCCATCGCGGTTCGACGTCCTCTTCAGTTGTCAGAACCCCTCTGTGGATTCCCCAAGCCGTCATGGTGATTGGTGCCATTGTTCTGTCGCTCCAGATGTTTGCGCAGCTGGTCCGCACAATGTCAGGGGAAACGCTCCACAATGATGCAGATATCGAGGACCAGCTATAA
- a CDS encoding TRAP transporter substrate-binding protein — MKSAFRALLAAGALVAAVQAHAETNWDMSVVWPQGNFHTQDAIKFAETVKDVTGGEVVITVHAGGSLGIKGPEGMAAVRDGLVPIADILMSQQVGEAPILGVETLPYLAPTMSDLALLHKYFRPKIEEVAASMNQKLLYMVPWPGQAVYTKNPIKTIDDLAGVKLRVVDANGQNFFTALGAAPLQMPWGEVVPSLAAGTIEGVTTSSSSGVDGSFWEFMKNMSTFNWQASSNLVTVNLDAWNELTEEQQTAIETASIKLEAEFWLASSAEDQKKIAVLKEHGMDVTAPSAELKAELIKRAKPLWEEFKARVPEAAPYIDAYLAVRN; from the coding sequence ATGAAATCAGCATTCCGCGCACTTCTGGCAGCTGGCGCACTTGTTGCTGCCGTACAGGCCCATGCAGAAACCAACTGGGACATGTCTGTCGTTTGGCCGCAGGGCAACTTCCACACCCAGGACGCAATCAAGTTTGCAGAGACGGTCAAAGACGTTACCGGCGGTGAAGTCGTCATTACCGTTCATGCAGGTGGTTCTCTGGGTATCAAAGGCCCTGAAGGCATGGCAGCCGTTCGTGACGGCCTTGTTCCCATCGCAGATATCCTGATGAGCCAGCAGGTTGGTGAAGCACCTATCCTTGGTGTCGAAACCTTGCCGTACCTTGCCCCGACCATGTCGGACCTTGCTCTGCTGCACAAATATTTCCGTCCGAAGATCGAAGAAGTTGCGGCTTCAATGAACCAGAAGCTTCTCTACATGGTTCCATGGCCGGGTCAGGCTGTCTACACCAAGAACCCGATCAAGACGATCGATGATCTTGCTGGCGTGAAACTGCGCGTGGTTGACGCAAACGGCCAGAACTTCTTCACCGCTCTTGGCGCTGCTCCGCTTCAGATGCCTTGGGGTGAAGTTGTTCCTTCTCTCGCTGCAGGCACCATCGAAGGCGTGACCACGTCCTCTTCTTCGGGTGTTGACGGTTCCTTCTGGGAATTCATGAAAAACATGAGCACCTTCAACTGGCAGGCTTCGAGCAACCTCGTAACGGTGAACCTCGACGCATGGAACGAACTGACCGAAGAACAGCAGACCGCTATCGAAACTGCATCGATCAAGCTTGAAGCTGAATTCTGGCTGGCAAGCAGCGCTGAGGATCAGAAGAAAATTGCTGTCCTAAAGGAACATGGCATGGATGTCACGGCACCATCTGCCGAGCTGAAAGCAGAACTGATCAAGCGCGCCAAGCCGCTCTGGGAAGAGTTCAAGGCACGCGTTCCTGAAGCTGCTCCTTACATCGACGCCTACCTGGCCGTTCGCAACTAA
- a CDS encoding pyridoxal phosphate-dependent aminotransferase translates to MSLETKFRLLATDNAPGQEVRQGQEGLAELMRGDVLEGRPVDFSHGDVDAHEPTPGSFALFEEGFNKGAAQAYTEYRGDIGIRQQVAADLAAFTGAPVDASDGLIITPGTQGALFLAMAATVGRGDKVAIVQPDYFANRKLVQFFDGEMMPIQMHYADADETEAGLDLTELEDAFKAGAKLFLFSNPNNPAGVVYSKQEIATIAALAEQYGATVIVDQLYSRLRYSGAAYTHLRAEPINPENVITIMGPSKTESLSGFRLGVAFGSSKIITRMEKLQAIVSLRAAGYSQAILRGWFHEPEGWMDDRIRQHQAIRDDLLALFRAVEGVSARTPQAGSYLFPSLPELAISYGDFVKILRLQAGVVVTPGTEFSPHTANSVRLNFSQDHAASVAAVQRMATLIERYRA, encoded by the coding sequence ATGTCATTGGAAACGAAATTCCGTCTTCTGGCAACGGACAATGCGCCCGGACAGGAAGTCCGGCAGGGGCAGGAGGGACTGGCCGAACTGATGCGCGGGGACGTGCTCGAAGGAAGACCTGTCGATTTCTCTCACGGCGACGTTGATGCTCATGAGCCGACGCCGGGATCCTTTGCACTGTTTGAAGAAGGGTTCAACAAGGGCGCCGCGCAAGCCTATACCGAATATCGCGGTGACATCGGCATCCGGCAACAGGTAGCAGCCGACCTCGCTGCTTTCACTGGCGCTCCCGTGGACGCGTCGGACGGTCTTATCATCACCCCGGGGACCCAAGGGGCCCTGTTCTTGGCTATGGCCGCAACAGTTGGGCGCGGCGACAAGGTTGCCATCGTGCAGCCGGACTATTTCGCCAACCGCAAGCTGGTGCAGTTCTTCGATGGCGAAATGATGCCCATCCAGATGCACTATGCGGACGCCGACGAAACAGAGGCCGGACTCGATCTCACCGAACTGGAGGACGCCTTCAAGGCAGGCGCAAAACTGTTCCTCTTCTCGAACCCGAACAATCCGGCCGGTGTTGTCTATTCCAAGCAGGAAATCGCCACCATCGCCGCACTCGCCGAGCAGTATGGCGCGACAGTCATTGTCGACCAACTCTATTCGCGCTTACGCTACAGCGGCGCAGCCTACACCCATTTGCGGGCAGAGCCAATCAACCCTGAAAATGTCATCACGATCATGGGGCCTTCCAAGACCGAATCTCTTTCGGGCTTCCGTCTTGGCGTTGCTTTTGGTTCCAGCAAGATCATCACCCGTATGGAAAAGCTGCAGGCAATTGTCAGCCTGAGGGCAGCTGGATACAGTCAGGCGATCCTGCGCGGCTGGTTCCATGAACCGGAAGGCTGGATGGATGACCGCATCCGCCAGCATCAGGCAATCCGGGACGATCTTCTTGCCCTTTTCCGTGCCGTTGAGGGCGTAAGCGCCCGCACCCCGCAAGCGGGCAGCTATCTGTTCCCATCGCTCCCCGAACTCGCCATTTCCTACGGCGACTTTGTAAAGATCCTCCGCCTTCAGGCAGGCGTTGTCGTCACGCCAGGCACCGAGTTCAGCCCGCATACCGCAAACAGCGTCCGGCTCAACTTCTCGCAAGATCACGCAGCCTCCGTCGCTGCAGTCCAGCGCATGGCAACCCTCATTGAAAGATACAGAGCATGA
- a CDS encoding aspartate dehydrogenase, giving the protein MTTEPKTVAIAGLGTIGLPAARWLDEGVPGLKLVAASSSSLEKVRELTADFRNPPAPMHNSELASVADIVVEALPPACFLEVAKPAIEQGRTLVIVTLTQLLANYELVERARETGAHIIGATGALVGFDSVRAAAKGTIHEIVMKTRKPPKGLANAPFVKEQGIDLLSLTEPLCLYRGSVREAAQKFPSNVNVAVALSLAGVGPDRTNYEVWADPTIDRNTHTVVVDADSTHFEMSIANVPSENNPITGKLTPLSVIATLERFVATLTVGS; this is encoded by the coding sequence ATGACAACCGAACCCAAAACAGTCGCAATCGCCGGTCTTGGCACAATCGGTCTTCCTGCCGCACGCTGGCTTGACGAGGGCGTTCCGGGATTGAAACTGGTTGCGGCCTCTTCTTCCAGCCTCGAGAAAGTGCGCGAACTCACCGCCGATTTTCGCAATCCACCCGCACCGATGCACAATAGCGAGTTGGCCTCTGTGGCAGATATCGTGGTCGAGGCGCTGCCGCCAGCCTGTTTTCTTGAAGTGGCAAAACCTGCGATCGAGCAGGGCCGTACACTCGTGATCGTCACGCTCACCCAGTTGCTGGCAAATTACGAACTTGTGGAACGAGCCCGCGAGACGGGGGCTCACATCATCGGCGCAACAGGAGCCCTTGTCGGCTTCGATTCCGTTCGCGCGGCCGCCAAAGGCACGATCCATGAAATCGTCATGAAAACGCGGAAACCTCCCAAGGGTCTCGCCAACGCTCCCTTCGTCAAGGAGCAGGGGATTGATCTGCTGTCATTGACGGAGCCACTTTGCCTATATCGCGGATCCGTCCGGGAAGCTGCACAGAAATTTCCATCCAATGTCAATGTTGCCGTGGCCCTGTCTTTGGCAGGCGTAGGGCCAGACCGCACCAATTACGAAGTTTGGGCAGATCCAACGATTGATCGCAACACCCATACGGTTGTGGTGGATGCAGATTCGACACACTTTGAAATGTCCATCGCCAATGTGCCGAGCGAGAACAATCCGATAACAGGCAAGCTTACCCCTCTGTCTGTTATCGCGACGCTGGAGCGTTTTGTAGCAACCCTGACGGTCGGGTCCTGA
- a CDS encoding sugar ABC transporter ATP-binding protein — MTQTLLEVMGLKKHFGGVAALSDGRFTLKAGSVHALCGGNGAGKSTFLTIVMGIQQRDAGVIKVQGKEVAFDKPSDALEAGISIIEQELSPVPAMTVAENMFLGREPVAAFGRVDFATMNNNAQAILDELQFDISPKSLMMDLTVAELQLVEIAKSLSYDAEVIIMDEPTSALGGAEVDQLFTAIERLKAAGKGIIYVSHRLSEIFEIADSYTVFRDGCFVGEGAIADVSRQDLIQMIVGRPMTEEFVKENTPTDEVTLTVNGLNAKDWVKDVSFNVHRGEIVALYGLMGSGRSEIFERLFGLSEDKGGEITLFGETVRINSPSEAIAKGLAFVTEDRKGSGLVLSGDVRSNICLAQLDLLSTGPAMNSYREAAAASRMIDMFKIKTASDRLPVSGLSGGNQQKVVLGKWFLTAPKVLLLDEPTRGVDVGAKREIYRVMSNFAQSGGTVVMISSETDEVLGMADRVVVMRDGRVSGELVRSELKAETLLHLAA, encoded by the coding sequence ATGACCCAGACTCTTTTGGAGGTTATGGGGCTGAAGAAGCATTTCGGTGGGGTGGCTGCGCTGAGCGACGGTCGGTTCACCTTGAAGGCTGGTTCAGTTCACGCACTTTGCGGAGGGAATGGAGCTGGCAAATCCACGTTTCTGACCATCGTGATGGGTATTCAGCAGCGCGACGCCGGTGTCATCAAGGTCCAGGGCAAGGAAGTCGCTTTCGACAAACCCTCGGATGCGTTGGAAGCCGGTATCAGCATCATCGAACAGGAGCTGAGCCCCGTTCCGGCAATGACCGTTGCCGAAAACATGTTCCTTGGCCGTGAGCCAGTGGCCGCCTTCGGCCGCGTCGATTTTGCGACGATGAACAACAATGCTCAGGCCATTCTGGATGAGCTGCAGTTCGATATTTCACCCAAAAGCCTGATGATGGATCTGACTGTTGCCGAGTTGCAGCTGGTTGAAATCGCCAAGTCCCTGTCCTACGACGCCGAAGTCATTATCATGGACGAGCCGACTTCTGCGCTGGGTGGCGCTGAAGTCGATCAGCTCTTTACCGCAATCGAGCGATTGAAAGCAGCAGGCAAGGGCATCATCTATGTCAGCCACCGCCTTTCCGAGATCTTCGAGATTGCTGACAGCTATACGGTCTTCCGCGACGGATGCTTTGTCGGGGAAGGGGCAATTGCCGATGTTTCCCGTCAGGATCTGATCCAGATGATCGTCGGCCGGCCCATGACCGAGGAGTTCGTCAAGGAAAACACCCCAACCGATGAAGTGACCCTGACCGTAAACGGGCTCAATGCCAAGGACTGGGTCAAAGACGTCAGCTTCAATGTTCATCGCGGTGAAATCGTCGCACTCTACGGCCTTATGGGGTCAGGTCGCAGCGAAATCTTCGAACGCCTGTTTGGATTGAGCGAGGACAAGGGAGGGGAGATCACGCTGTTTGGCGAAACCGTCCGGATCAATTCTCCCTCGGAGGCTATTGCCAAGGGTCTGGCCTTCGTAACGGAAGACCGAAAGGGCTCAGGTCTCGTTCTCTCAGGCGATGTCCGATCCAATATCTGTCTGGCACAGCTTGACCTTTTGTCCACGGGCCCGGCAATGAACAGCTATCGTGAGGCGGCCGCTGCCTCCCGCATGATCGACATGTTCAAGATCAAGACTGCCTCGGACCGGCTGCCCGTATCCGGGTTGTCGGGCGGCAATCAGCAAAAGGTTGTTCTTGGCAAGTGGTTTCTGACTGCCCCCAAGGTTCTGCTTCTGGATGAACCGACACGTGGTGTCGACGTGGGTGCAAAGCGCGAAATCTATCGGGTCATGTCGAATTTTGCGCAATCGGGTGGAACTGTCGTGATGATCAGTTCCGAAACAGATGAAGTTCTTGGGATGGCAGATCGGGTCGTCGTCATGCGTGATGGACGCGTCAGCGGTGAATTGGTTCGCTCCGAACTCAAGGCTGAAACCCTCTTACATTTGGCGGCCTAA
- a CDS encoding ABC transporter permease → MLAASGSSRDYKALAAKYGQKYGILLALVLVCVVLTFANEYFLTTRNILNVLRQTSINGILAIGMTFVILTRGIDLSVGSVVALAGIVAASMATTSQAAAFMGAPYPAAIAFAVGLGVGLICGWVNGIVVARFNVPAFVTTLGMLSAARGLTLLYAGGQPVPALTDSFRFIGRDDILGVPMPVVLFALVFIVSYWVLSSSRFGRRVYAVGGNPHAARVSGINVRRVIMTVYIISGGLAGLAGMILAARTGSALTQAGIAYELDAIAAVVIGGTSLLGGVGRVTGTLIGALLIAVVNNGLDLMGVESYYQQVIKGALIVAAVMLDQARQKNA, encoded by the coding sequence ATGTTGGCAGCATCGGGCTCTTCCCGCGACTATAAAGCACTGGCCGCAAAATACGGCCAAAAATACGGCATTCTGTTGGCGCTGGTTCTGGTTTGTGTCGTGCTGACATTCGCAAACGAGTATTTCCTCACGACACGCAACATTCTCAACGTCCTGAGGCAAACCTCGATCAACGGCATTCTCGCCATTGGCATGACCTTTGTCATTCTGACGCGCGGCATCGACCTCTCGGTCGGGTCTGTCGTGGCCCTGGCTGGTATCGTGGCCGCCTCTATGGCGACTACGTCCCAGGCTGCGGCCTTCATGGGCGCGCCATATCCGGCAGCAATTGCCTTTGCGGTCGGTCTCGGCGTCGGACTGATCTGCGGATGGGTCAACGGCATTGTCGTCGCCCGGTTCAATGTGCCTGCCTTCGTCACGACGCTGGGCATGTTGTCTGCAGCCCGCGGACTGACGCTGCTCTATGCCGGCGGTCAGCCTGTTCCGGCCCTCACAGACAGCTTCCGCTTCATCGGACGGGATGACATACTTGGTGTTCCCATGCCCGTTGTTCTGTTCGCTCTTGTCTTTATCGTATCCTACTGGGTGCTGTCTTCCTCGCGGTTTGGCCGCAGGGTGTATGCAGTCGGTGGTAACCCGCATGCAGCTCGCGTATCCGGCATCAACGTCCGTCGCGTCATCATGACTGTCTACATCATCTCGGGTGGCCTTGCAGGTCTGGCCGGCATGATCCTGGCAGCCCGGACCGGCTCGGCTCTGACACAGGCAGGCATCGCATACGAGCTGGATGCTATTGCTGCGGTAGTTATCGGCGGCACCTCCCTTCTTGGAGGGGTGGGACGTGTTACCGGTACTTTGATCGGCGCTCTGCTGATCGCTGTCGTCAACAACGGCCTCGATCTCATGGGGGTTGAATCCTACTACCAGCAAGTCATCAAGGGAGCTCTGATCGTCGCAGCTGTCATGCTCGACCAGGCTCGTCAGAAGAACGCTTAA
- a CDS encoding substrate-binding domain-containing protein, translated as MSKLIKSLAIAAALMSSTAAGAKDMPKIGAAVYGLNAEFMQIWAHALEEHPAVKQKLVDLTIFDGRYDALVQQEQFETMITQNFDAIIFVPIDIEAGAAAVQAAHDAGIPVFGSNTRVNSDLLNSYVGSNDVESGYMEAKYVLDKIGCKGNVVIIEGPIGQSAQIQRLEGNEKALAECPDVKVLEKKTANWSRAEAQNLMENWLTAHPGDIAGVIGQNDEMALGAIEAIKSASLKVEDFAIAGIDGVTDALMAVKNNEMASILQDGAAQAQGALDLAIKAVQPDYEPMSEIWKQYPDMPWNGGKDAEYSVPWTPVTLDNADALLAKRQ; from the coding sequence ATGTCTAAACTGATAAAATCCCTGGCAATTGCCGCCGCATTGATGTCCAGCACCGCAGCCGGTGCGAAGGACATGCCAAAGATCGGTGCGGCTGTTTATGGCCTCAATGCCGAATTCATGCAGATCTGGGCTCACGCTCTGGAAGAACACCCGGCAGTCAAACAGAAACTCGTTGATCTGACCATCTTCGACGGCCGTTACGACGCCCTCGTACAGCAGGAACAGTTCGAAACAATGATCACGCAGAATTTCGACGCGATCATCTTCGTGCCAATCGACATTGAAGCCGGTGCTGCCGCCGTTCAGGCTGCCCATGATGCCGGTATCCCGGTCTTCGGCTCCAACACCCGCGTTAATAGCGACCTGTTGAACTCCTACGTCGGTTCCAACGACGTTGAATCAGGCTACATGGAAGCCAAATATGTACTCGACAAGATCGGTTGCAAGGGCAACGTCGTCATCATCGAAGGCCCGATTGGTCAGTCTGCCCAGATCCAGCGCCTCGAAGGCAACGAAAAGGCACTCGCTGAATGCCCGGACGTAAAGGTTCTCGAAAAGAAAACCGCCAACTGGTCGCGTGCAGAAGCCCAGAACCTGATGGAAAACTGGTTGACCGCTCATCCGGGTGACATTGCCGGTGTCATCGGTCAGAACGATGAAATGGCACTGGGTGCCATCGAAGCCATCAAGTCCGCAAGCCTCAAGGTCGAAGACTTCGCCATCGCCGGTATCGATGGCGTGACCGACGCTCTGATGGCAGTGAAGAACAACGAAATGGCTTCCATCCTTCAGGACGGCGCAGCACAGGCTCAGGGTGCTCTTGATCTGGCCATCAAGGCTGTCCAGCCAGACTACGAACCGATGTCGGAAATCTGGAAACAGTATCCGGACATGCCTTGGAATGGCGGTAAAGACGCAGAATATAGCGTTCCCTGGACCCCGGTCACCCTCGACAATGCCGACGCCCTGCTGGCTAAACGTCAGTAG
- a CDS encoding D-threitol dehydrogenase: MSSGPETLDFDFPLTGKTAFVTGAASGIGAAIADALNAKGVRVAIVDLKEEAASAKAKELKDAIAVSCNVADAASVEAAVKAVVDAFGRIDILVNSAGIVALAPAEELSLDAWKLTMDVNLTGSFIVAQTVGKVMIKQGGGRIINIASQAGSVAIDEHVAYCASKFAIRGMTKTLALEWGKYGINVNSVSPTVVLTELGKSAWAGQKGVDAIKQIPVGRFAEPCEVAAVAVFLASDAAAMFNGADLVIDGGYTIK, encoded by the coding sequence ATGTCATCGGGACCTGAAACCCTCGATTTCGACTTCCCACTAACCGGGAAAACCGCTTTCGTGACCGGAGCAGCCTCTGGTATCGGAGCTGCTATCGCCGATGCATTGAACGCAAAGGGCGTGCGCGTTGCCATTGTTGATCTGAAAGAAGAGGCGGCGTCAGCCAAGGCGAAAGAGCTCAAAGATGCCATCGCTGTATCCTGCAATGTCGCAGACGCTGCATCCGTTGAAGCTGCGGTCAAGGCCGTTGTCGACGCCTTCGGTCGCATCGACATTCTGGTCAATAGCGCCGGTATTGTCGCGCTAGCCCCGGCTGAAGAGCTGAGCCTCGACGCCTGGAAGCTTACCATGGACGTCAACCTCACCGGCAGCTTCATCGTTGCCCAGACGGTGGGCAAGGTCATGATCAAGCAGGGCGGCGGACGCATCATCAACATCGCATCCCAGGCTGGCTCTGTTGCCATTGACGAACATGTTGCCTATTGCGCCTCGAAATTCGCCATTCGCGGCATGACCAAGACGCTTGCCCTCGAATGGGGCAAATATGGCATCAACGTCAACAGTGTGTCCCCAACCGTTGTGCTGACCGAACTGGGCAAATCCGCCTGGGCCGGACAGAAGGGCGTCGACGCCATCAAGCAGATCCCGGTTGGCCGGTTCGCCGAGCCTTGTGAAGTTGCTGCGGTTGCCGTCTTCCTGGCATCGGATGCAGCAGCCATGTTCAACGGCGCCGATCTCGTCATCGACGGCGGCTACACCATCAAGTAA
- a CDS encoding dihydroxyacetone kinase subunit DhaK, with amino-acid sequence MQRFINNPDDIVDETVAGFVRTHNDVVRLHEGNNRVVVSNFAGEKGRVGIVTGGGSGHEPAFIGYTGKNMLDAVAVGELFSSPTAKSFLDAIKAADGGAGVAVLYGNYAGDNMNVKMASKMIKKDGIEVATVVANDDVCSAPAEEREKRRGVAGEIFMWKIGGAKAATGASLEEVIAAAQKAIDNCRSIGLGLGPCTLPAVGHPNFLIEPGKMEVGIGHHGEPGVRVEDLKSANEIADDMVKVVLDDHNLPAGTEVAVLVSGLGATPINELYVLYDRMATKIEERGLKIHKAFVGNYFTSLEMVGATLTVMALDEELKPLLDAETNCPGF; translated from the coding sequence ATGCAACGTTTTATCAATAATCCCGATGACATCGTTGACGAAACCGTCGCCGGGTTTGTCCGGACACACAACGACGTTGTTCGTCTTCACGAAGGTAACAACAGGGTCGTGGTTTCCAATTTTGCTGGCGAAAAAGGGCGTGTCGGCATCGTTACCGGCGGTGGCTCGGGTCACGAGCCAGCCTTCATCGGCTACACGGGCAAGAACATGCTCGATGCGGTGGCGGTTGGCGAACTGTTCTCGTCTCCGACCGCGAAGAGCTTCCTTGACGCCATCAAGGCGGCCGACGGTGGCGCCGGTGTGGCCGTACTCTACGGCAACTATGCTGGCGACAACATGAATGTCAAAATGGCCAGCAAGATGATCAAGAAGGACGGCATCGAGGTTGCAACCGTTGTGGCCAACGACGACGTCTGCTCAGCTCCTGCAGAGGAGCGCGAGAAACGGCGCGGTGTGGCCGGTGAAATCTTCATGTGGAAGATCGGCGGAGCCAAGGCTGCAACCGGCGCTTCTCTGGAAGAAGTGATTGCCGCCGCTCAGAAGGCCATCGACAACTGCCGTTCCATCGGCCTTGGTCTTGGCCCATGCACTTTGCCAGCTGTCGGCCACCCCAACTTTCTGATCGAACCGGGAAAAATGGAAGTCGGCATCGGGCACCATGGCGAACCAGGCGTCCGCGTTGAAGATCTCAAGTCCGCCAACGAGATTGCCGATGACATGGTGAAGGTCGTACTTGATGACCACAACCTGCCTGCTGGCACCGAAGTGGCGGTCCTTGTATCCGGCCTAGGCGCCACCCCTATCAATGAGCTGTATGTGCTCTATGATCGCATGGCGACCAAGATCGAGGAACGGGGTCTCAAGATCCACAAGGCTTTCGTGGGCAATTATTTCACGTCGCTTGAGATGGTCGGAGCTACACTGACGGTCATGGCTCTCGACGAAGAGCTCAAACCGCTGCTGGACGCCGAAACCAACTGTCCGGGCTTTTAA